From Punica granatum isolate Tunisia-2019 chromosome 1, ASM765513v2, whole genome shotgun sequence:
CACTTCAATTCATATTGTCACATTATCCACCATTGAAACTGGAATTCATACTGCAAGACGAGCACTTGACCTTCCGGATGACAACAGGAGCGCTCAAGTGATCGAAGAAGAATATATTACCTGATCAGCATCCAAGCATTCAACAACAGAGTTAATGGGGCTGGTGCTCGCGTAGTTCCCGCTCTTCACATGCCTCTCAGCAGCTATCACGACAGAATCGAGAGAAGCTGGCGACAAGCTCTCACCTATTCTCATCCCCCCAGGTTGCTGACCCTCCAACCCTGATGTTGCCCGAGCAGTGCCGCTCTTCAATGAAGTCCCCGAAGATACGGGGCTCTCCATGGATCTTCCCGGAAACGCTGCCTGCCCAATCAATCACACATAAACCAAACTCAAATCGACAGAGTCAAATGTATGAAATTGTTGTGCTTCTCAGAGGCATCCATGTGCAGCGACGTACCATTTGGGAGGGAGTAGCAGACTGCCTGTAAGTGGTGCCGTCTGCCTCGACCGTCCAGCCCGCCTCCCGCGCTAGTGCCGCGAGGACGTCATTCATGTCGGCCCGAGCCGGGAGGGGGAAGTTCCCGTACTGGCGGAGCCCTGCGAGCATGCGGCTGGTGATGGCCCGGCGGTGGCGCTCCCTGAGCTTCGTCcgctccttctccttctccctctccctttTCCCTTTAGCCCCCCCGCCGGCGGGTGAGGAGGGATCAGACGACGCCGCCGCAGCTGCCGTCGCCGCGAACCCACGCGGCCGgcgctgctgctgctgctgctgcggCTGCTGCTGGGGGTGGAGAGGCTGCGGATGCTGGAGGTGATGAAGGCGATCGGGGCCTGGATCCATGTGAGGATCCATATCCGAATTGAAGTTCGAGTTCGGATTCATTCAGAGGATTGCATACACACACACTCcttgcagagagagagagagagagagtgactGAACGGTTGGGTTGGGAAGCTTTGTTTTTCGCAATGGCACATGTCGCTGACGAGGCAGAATCAAATCGTTTTTACGCCGACTTGAAGTAGAACTgaggttgtgtttggtttcacagtaggattttaaaatcagattttgattttgattttgattttgattttgattttgagtggaataaatggAGCCCgccttttgactttgtatgatttatgttattttgttgtagaaaaaagtggtataaatggagctCACTCTTTGagtttgtatgaattattttgttttgtagtgggtagagttaagttagaattgtgattctaaaattaaattttgaaaccaaacaggcctgAATGTTTTTACTCCGAGTTCGATTTTCACGGGGTAGTTTCGTGGTGGACATATACAATATGATCATCATGTAATAACAAAAACTTCTGTATTGCTCGAGACAACCCGTATTGTCCGATAACACGAAGCGAGGTCGGTCGACCAGGTTTACTGGCAATTGTTCATTTTTCATGTACGTATGGAACGCGGGTGATGATCTTTGTTTAAAATGATAACTAATCACAGGCCATGAAACCCCCaaccattattattattattataacgTGTCATTAATTATGCAAGTTACGGTCCATCGAGAGATGAATTTGCTATTTAGCCCTCTGGTCTCTACTATTCTCGACCTATCAGCATCCCCAGAATGGCGACGAGCGTCGGTACCGTTTCCGCCTTTGTTATTCTCTCGCTCAGTGCGATCCTGATCCCACTGGCAGCTTCATACGAGCTTAAGCCGAAGCCGGAGGATTTCCTAAACGAGTGCAAGAGGAAGATGGGGCTGGAGTGCGGGGACGCGATCAACATTAACTTGTTCGGGCGGGGGACACCACCATACTTCGATGATTGCTGTCATAAGCTTGTGGAGATGGGGCGAGAGTGTCACGACGGCGTGGTCACAAAGCACCTTCTGCTGAAGCCCCAGGACTATGCGGACAAGATCTTGCAGAAAAGCGTCAGGGTCTGGAACCACTGCGTTCGGGTTGTTGAGTACCAGGAAAGGCACGGCAGCAAGTTTTAAGGCCGTTACATGTTGACGTTCGATATAAAAACCTAGTATAATGCAAGTTCAAGGTGAATGAGAGAAAGGGCAGGAACTTAGACAAACTTACGATCTATTACCTGACACGAGATTGAGATTCTTTGTGGTCGTATTGATCCCGAAACAGGCAATAGCTCATTTTCGATGTTTTCAATTACTCTGCTCATACAGGTAATGAAACTTATAGATCAAAAAACCTGTCAATATTTTTGGCAAAATGTGCAGGAAGAGGTGAACTTAACACAAGCAAAATGTTACAATCCATGTTTTGGTCCTCTCTCTGCGTATAATTACCTCCCGTGATTCGAGCTCTGTTACAACATCACACACAACAGCAGTTGAATCCACTATTAGCAGGTTTTGGCAAAGAAGGACCGAGGTTCCGATGCAACGATCATGCCAGTGCCTGGAGAGAATTTACAAGATTCCCGAAGACTACATCCATGATCAGATCGGGAAAGGGATTTGTCATCTTCAAGAAGTGGATTCCAAGATACTTTTAAACTTCATTCTCTGCAGAGAATGAACCAGATCTGCAAATATCCCCACGGCAAAGTGGGCACACCCTGCATACAAGATAATCCGACTTAACTGCATGAGGATACCTTTCAAATAGCATGAAATTAGATGGTCGGGACACGGAACTCCAGTTGCACAACTCAAATTAGGTAcattcaggaaaaaaaattatgactCAAGAGGGCAAGTAAAATCAAAGCATATCCATGAATTGTATTAATGGAACCGACCTGCGCCGAAGAAATAGTGAATGCAAATTGATATGGCTCATACTTAGAGAGATACCTGTGAATCTCTTTGAGCCATTTGTCAATGCATGCCCTATGGAATTCGTGGTGACAAGGCAGTATTCGGACACTTTCACCCTCCTCATACTCAACGAGGCATATGTAGCATCTGCATCATATGTTTCCCCATAAAAATGCATAAGCGTATGAAGGGCATAATATTGTTAAATCTACCATAAATGTAAATGATATATAAGCACGGTTAGACTAACAAAAGTTCAAATATTCAGAGCCTAATGAGCATACAGAAGAATCGTAAATGACTTCCTACTGCTCAAATACAAACTAGGTTCTGAGGTTAAAAGTTGTTTTGACAGTTCAGTACTCCACTTCCGATATCTATATATCCGACCCTAGCCCTTTGCTACAGATGCACTCTCACTTAATTGTCACCTCAGATGAATAGTCATATAATGCCTTAACATTCTAATGGAGATAATCACACTCGTTCAAGTGAGATGCAAGTCGGGAAGTCTAGTTCTTAAATTGCACCTATTGGTACTTATCTTTGCTGCTTCAAATGTAGATCAACAAAATAAATCTCAAAGGACAATAAAAGATTCCCTGAGGCAAGCTTAAATTCCATAGCTTAGCAGAAATTTCTTACTGTGCAGCCTCTTCGGTCTTCTGAGTCTGCAACTTGCTGTATAATTTGGTCGGAAGAGAATCGACTACTTCATTTGGAGCAGGTACTGACCCAATTGATGATACTGAAGGTCGTGAAGATAAAACCACGGATTGCTGGTGAATTTCATCCAGAACCTAATTAAGTAACGAAATATTCAACTTACATGAATAATAACCAAAGCAGAAAGTGGATCAGCGCCCAAATGGAGTCAGCCATGCCATAAGAATTACCTCAAATAGAGCTTCAGCCAACATCACAATTCTTGATATGCTAGCCCTAGCGTTAGTGTCATCATTTGAATTAGCACCGCGATTACCATTACGGCAAGTGCATCGACCTGTTCTGTGTTGACCAGACAGGATGCATGATCTCTCATGGCCAGAAAGATTCTCA
This genomic window contains:
- the LOC116192032 gene encoding protein DOWN-REGULATED IN DIF1 11-like codes for the protein MATSVGTVSAFVILSLSAILIPLAASYELKPKPEDFLNECKRKMGLECGDAININLFGRGTPPYFDDCCHKLVEMGRECHDGVVTKHLLLKPQDYADKILQKSVRVWNHCVRVVEYQERHGSKF